From one Erythrobacter sp. HKB08 genomic stretch:
- a CDS encoding MFS transporter, protein MSGEAAVADGGSQAQSGIPPLRTGTKVSYGFGAMANGIKSAAFSSYLLLYFNQVVGVPAAIVGTALAMTLLVDAIVDPFLGRWADVTRSRWGRRHPFMLAAAVPTTIFFFLTWFPPDGLSHVQLGLWIFAFAAATRAAISAFEINASAMAPELTDVYAERTKLFSLRYWFGYAGAFGFTSFSLAFIFIESEEYPRGQLNPESYVNFATLGAILIFIAILVCAFGTKSRIPYMRQADAATDGPKMTMMGHLKEMFAAFGNRGFLAIFGFGVFKYTAIGLYSATTLYFGTYLFQLNTTQLALLTLDSFVAATLAAPLAPRFSNWLGKRKSSMIFAVLGVSIGLTPLLLSLFDMFFVPGDKLLVPTLFVIGAVYGAMVAISLINTSSMLADVVEDSAVETGRHTAGTFFSASSFMQQCSNALGLFVAGQVLALSQFPEKADPATISEDVVDSLLIHYIPTSITLWTVGALILLFYPITRERHERNIEILRAREAEAREQQQRDAPLGGPAR, encoded by the coding sequence ATGAGCGGTGAAGCAGCCGTCGCCGACGGCGGATCGCAGGCGCAATCGGGGATTCCGCCGCTAAGGACCGGGACGAAAGTCAGCTACGGCTTCGGCGCGATGGCCAATGGCATCAAGAGCGCGGCTTTCTCGAGCTACCTTTTGCTCTATTTCAACCAGGTCGTCGGCGTTCCTGCAGCAATCGTCGGGACCGCGCTGGCCATGACGCTGCTGGTCGATGCGATCGTCGACCCGTTCCTCGGCCGCTGGGCCGATGTGACGCGCTCGCGCTGGGGCAGGCGCCATCCCTTCATGCTCGCCGCGGCCGTGCCGACCACGATCTTCTTCTTCCTGACATGGTTTCCGCCCGACGGGTTGAGCCATGTGCAGCTGGGCTTGTGGATCTTCGCTTTCGCGGCGGCAACGCGGGCCGCGATCAGCGCATTCGAGATCAACGCCTCGGCAATGGCGCCCGAACTGACCGACGTTTACGCGGAGCGGACCAAGCTGTTCTCGCTGCGCTACTGGTTCGGCTACGCAGGCGCCTTCGGCTTCACCTCCTTCTCGCTCGCCTTCATCTTCATCGAGAGCGAGGAATATCCGCGCGGTCAGCTGAACCCGGAAAGTTACGTAAATTTCGCAACGCTCGGCGCGATCCTGATCTTTATCGCCATTCTGGTCTGCGCTTTCGGCACCAAGAGCCGCATCCCCTACATGCGGCAGGCCGACGCAGCGACGGACGGGCCGAAGATGACCATGATGGGTCATTTAAAAGAGATGTTCGCGGCATTCGGCAATCGCGGGTTCCTCGCGATCTTCGGCTTCGGCGTGTTCAAATATACCGCCATCGGGCTTTACAGCGCGACGACACTCTATTTCGGGACCTATCTCTTCCAGCTCAACACGACGCAGCTTGCCTTGCTCACGCTCGACAGCTTCGTCGCGGCGACGCTGGCAGCGCCGCTCGCGCCGCGCTTTTCCAACTGGCTCGGCAAGCGCAAGAGTTCGATGATCTTTGCGGTCCTCGGCGTCTCGATCGGCCTCACCCCGCTGCTGCTCAGCCTGTTCGACATGTTCTTCGTGCCGGGCGACAAGCTGCTGGTGCCGACTCTGTTCGTCATCGGCGCGGTTTACGGTGCGATGGTCGCGATCTCGCTGATCAATACCAGCTCCATGCTCGCCGACGTGGTCGAAGACAGCGCGGTCGAAACGGGGCGGCATACGGCAGGCACGTTCTTTTCCGCTTCGAGCTTCATGCAGCAATGCTCCAACGCGCTCGGCCTGTTCGTGGCCGGGCAGGTCCTGGCGCTATCGCAGTTTCCGGAAAAGGCGGACCCGGCGACCATTTCCGAAGACGTGGTCGACAGCCTGCTGATCCATTACATACCGACCTCGATCACACTCTGGACGGTCGGCGCGCTGATCCTGCTGTTCTATCCGATCACGCGCGAACGGCACGAGAGAAACATCGAAATCTTGCGGGCCCGGGAGGCCGAAGCCCGCGAGCAACAGCAACGCGACGCACCGCTCGGCGGGCCCGCGCGATAA
- a CDS encoding acyl-CoA dehydrogenase family protein translates to MATQAEIDTQSEEAAFREEVKQFLAENFPPELKGKSNALASVEGPTNENDAQAKWRKAMGSRGWGTPTWPKEYGGGGLSRKQARILNEEMAKVGAFNPIGGMGVMMFGPTLLEYGSEEQKKEHIPPICRGEIRWCQGYSEPNAGSDLANLQTMAEDKGDHYLVNGQKTWTSGGQWADKCFCLVRTDRSDKHKGISFLLIDMDTPGVEVRPIQMISGMSPFCETFFTDVKVPKENLVGEEGQGWTIGKRLLQHERTNLSGGGAMARLMGASMSDIAKKHLEVGEDGELADKVMRDRIADFEIRWNSFLLTARRATEESKAAGGVSDIASVLKKLGTKLGQERAEMLIEIMGYQALGWEGEGFSDAELAGTRGWLFGKATTIYGGSTEIQNNIIAKRVLGMLDHQ, encoded by the coding sequence TTGGCTACCCAAGCAGAGATCGACACGCAGAGCGAGGAGGCTGCCTTCCGCGAGGAGGTGAAGCAGTTCCTCGCCGAAAACTTCCCGCCCGAACTGAAAGGCAAGAGCAATGCGCTCGCCAGCGTGGAAGGCCCGACCAACGAAAACGACGCGCAAGCCAAGTGGCGCAAGGCGATGGGCAGCCGCGGATGGGGCACGCCGACCTGGCCGAAGGAATACGGCGGTGGCGGCCTGTCGCGCAAACAGGCGCGCATCCTCAACGAGGAAATGGCGAAGGTCGGCGCATTCAACCCGATCGGCGGCATGGGCGTGATGATGTTCGGCCCCACGCTGCTCGAATACGGCAGCGAGGAGCAGAAGAAGGAGCATATCCCGCCGATCTGCCGCGGCGAGATCCGCTGGTGCCAGGGCTATTCGGAACCCAATGCCGGCTCCGACCTTGCGAACCTCCAGACCATGGCCGAGGACAAGGGCGACCACTACCTCGTCAACGGGCAGAAGACCTGGACGAGCGGCGGGCAATGGGCGGACAAGTGCTTCTGCCTCGTGCGCACCGACCGCAGCGACAAGCACAAGGGCATCAGCTTCCTGCTGATCGACATGGATACGCCCGGCGTCGAAGTGCGCCCGATCCAGATGATCAGCGGCATGAGCCCGTTCTGCGAGACCTTCTTCACCGACGTGAAGGTGCCGAAGGAGAACCTCGTCGGCGAAGAAGGGCAGGGCTGGACCATCGGCAAGCGCCTGCTCCAGCACGAGCGGACCAACCTGTCGGGTGGCGGAGCCATGGCGCGCCTGATGGGGGCGAGCATGTCCGACATCGCGAAGAAGCACCTCGAGGTGGGCGAGGATGGCGAGCTGGCCGACAAGGTGATGCGCGACCGGATCGCGGACTTCGAAATCCGCTGGAACTCCTTCCTCCTCACCGCGCGCCGCGCGACCGAGGAATCGAAGGCGGCTGGCGGCGTGTCCGATATCGCCTCGGTGCTCAAGAAACTCGGCACGAAGCTCGGCCAGGAGAGGGCCGAGATGCTGATCGAGATCATGGGCTACCAGGCGCTCGGCTGGGAGGGCGAGGGCTTCTCCGATGCAGAGCTTGCGGGCACGCGTGGCTGGCTCTTCGGCAAGGCGACCACGATCTACGGCGGCTCGACCGAAATCCAGAACAACATCATCGCCAAGCGCGTGCTTGGCATGCTCGACCACCAGTAA
- a CDS encoding MFS transporter has protein sequence MTGFRLIYAPTIIPAYLLLLTGSTAAVGVGAALLQLGATISPIASGARIEHRSHILPYAIRVGSLMRLMILGLALAGWFLTGNALLYAIFACFLLLGFFTGAQRVAFQMLISKLIPIAKRGRLQGYRNFAGGLIAAILAWVAGNYFIADDWLGNGYSTTFLFAFVLTSAGLVVLKTMIREPAAPVSRPQMPFLERVKQFPQLIEDKDFANFLVVQSFASIARVAAPFWTVYAGSLLGLDGALIGGLSFVFLASDTFSNIFWGPMGDRLGFKIVYVLSLTSTIIGVLLLLFGTSALPVYLAFIFMGVGVSGWMLASTTMVLEFGEQEDTPMRLAFVTTVEGAIAASGPILVGVLIAAYGFVPLFSIALVSLVAALAVLVFRVREPRHYIRL, from the coding sequence ATGACGGGCTTCCGCCTCATCTATGCCCCGACGATCATCCCGGCCTACCTGCTGCTCCTGACGGGTAGCACGGCGGCTGTCGGCGTCGGCGCCGCGCTGCTCCAGCTTGGCGCGACCATCAGCCCGATCGCGAGCGGCGCGCGGATCGAGCATCGCAGCCATATCCTTCCTTACGCGATCCGCGTCGGCTCTCTGATGCGGCTGATGATCCTCGGCCTCGCGCTCGCCGGCTGGTTCCTGACCGGCAATGCGCTGCTCTACGCGATCTTCGCATGCTTCCTGCTGCTCGGTTTCTTTACCGGCGCCCAGCGCGTCGCTTTCCAGATGCTGATCAGCAAGCTCATCCCGATCGCCAAGCGCGGGCGATTGCAGGGCTATCGCAATTTCGCCGGAGGGCTGATTGCCGCGATCCTCGCCTGGGTCGCGGGTAATTACTTCATTGCCGACGACTGGCTGGGCAATGGCTATTCGACGACCTTCCTCTTCGCCTTCGTCCTGACGAGTGCGGGACTGGTCGTCCTGAAAACGATGATCCGCGAGCCTGCCGCACCCGTATCGCGCCCGCAGATGCCGTTCCTCGAGCGCGTGAAGCAATTCCCGCAGCTTATCGAGGACAAGGATTTCGCCAATTTCCTGGTAGTGCAAAGCTTCGCGAGCATCGCCCGCGTCGCGGCGCCGTTCTGGACGGTCTATGCCGGATCGCTTCTCGGACTGGACGGCGCGCTGATCGGCGGGCTGAGCTTCGTCTTCCTCGCCTCGGACACCTTCTCGAACATCTTCTGGGGGCCGATGGGCGACCGGCTGGGCTTCAAGATCGTCTATGTCCTGTCGCTTACCAGCACGATCATCGGCGTGCTTCTCCTCCTGTTCGGGACCAGCGCGCTGCCAGTCTATCTCGCCTTCATCTTCATGGGCGTGGGCGTATCGGGCTGGATGCTGGCATCGACGACCATGGTGCTCGAATTCGGGGAGCAGGAGGATACGCCGATGCGGCTTGCCTTCGTGACCACGGTCGAGGGCGCGATCGCGGCGAGCGGGCCGATCCTCGTCGGCGTGCTGATTGCGGCCTACGGTTTCGTGCCGCTGTTCTCCATCGCGCTCGTCTCGCTCGTTGCGGCGCTCGCGGTGCTGGTGTTCCGGGTGCGCGAGCCGCGCCACTACATCCGGCTGTAG
- a CDS encoding acyl-CoA dehydrogenase family protein yields MAWDFETDPEFQEKLDWMEGFVREKVEPLGMLGIHPYDVKNPRRNALVRPLQEEVKAKGLWACHLGPELGGQGYGQVKLGLMNEILGGATFAPIVFGCQAPDTGNAEIIAHYGTPEQKERYLKPLLDNEIVSAFSMTEPQGGSDPTNFVTRAELDGNHWKINGEKWFSTNGKWADFLIVMAVTDPEAQRHQRMSMFIVPVDTPGVEIIRNVGVYGQESGSESYVRYTDVRVPADHLLGEQGGAFAISQTRLGGGRVHHAMRTVGSCKRLLDAMSRRAVSRKTRTGAISDYQAVQMQIADSYIELEQFKLFVLKTAWMIDKYQDYRKVRKDIAAIKALMPKVYHDIASRCIHIHGSLGVSNEMPFVGNLIASMVMGIADGPTEVHKVTVAKQHLRAYREVDDPMFPEYSLLHRRDAARAMYDPVEEIADAAEAAA; encoded by the coding sequence ATGGCATGGGATTTCGAAACCGATCCCGAGTTTCAGGAGAAGCTCGACTGGATGGAAGGCTTCGTGCGCGAGAAGGTCGAGCCGCTCGGCATGCTCGGCATTCACCCCTACGATGTGAAGAATCCGCGGCGAAACGCGCTTGTCCGCCCTTTGCAGGAGGAGGTTAAGGCCAAGGGCCTGTGGGCCTGCCACCTCGGTCCGGAGCTGGGCGGGCAGGGCTACGGCCAGGTCAAGCTGGGGCTGATGAACGAGATTCTCGGCGGCGCGACCTTCGCCCCGATCGTGTTCGGTTGCCAGGCGCCCGATACCGGAAATGCGGAGATCATCGCGCACTATGGCACTCCCGAACAGAAGGAGCGGTATCTAAAGCCGCTGCTCGACAACGAGATCGTTTCCGCCTTTTCCATGACCGAGCCGCAAGGCGGCTCCGACCCGACCAATTTCGTCACCAGAGCAGAGCTCGACGGCAATCACTGGAAGATCAATGGCGAGAAGTGGTTCTCGACCAATGGCAAATGGGCCGACTTCCTGATCGTGATGGCGGTCACCGATCCCGAGGCGCAGCGTCACCAGCGGATGAGCATGTTCATCGTGCCGGTCGATACGCCCGGTGTCGAAATCATCCGCAATGTCGGCGTCTACGGGCAGGAAAGCGGCTCGGAGAGCTACGTTCGCTATACCGACGTGCGCGTTCCGGCCGATCACCTGCTGGGCGAACAGGGCGGTGCCTTCGCGATTTCGCAGACCCGGCTCGGCGGTGGGCGGGTACATCACGCGATGCGCACGGTCGGCAGCTGCAAGCGCCTGCTCGACGCGATGAGCCGGCGTGCCGTCAGCCGCAAGACGCGGACCGGGGCGATCAGCGACTACCAGGCGGTGCAGATGCAGATCGCCGACAGCTATATCGAGCTCGAGCAATTCAAGCTCTTCGTCCTCAAGACCGCCTGGATGATCGACAAGTACCAGGATTACCGGAAGGTCCGGAAGGATATCGCCGCGATCAAGGCGCTGATGCCGAAGGTCTATCACGACATCGCCTCGCGCTGCATCCACATCCATGGCTCGCTCGGGGTCTCGAACGAGATGCCATTCGTCGGTAACCTGATCGCTTCGATGGTCATGGGTATCGCCGACGGACCGACCGAGGTGCACAAGGTCACCGTCGCGAAGCAGCACCTGCGGGCATACCGCGAGGTCGACGACCCCATGTTCCCAGAATACTCGCTGCTCCATCGCCGCGATGCAGCCCGGGCGATGTACGATCCGGTTGAGGAAATTGCCGACGCGGCGGAGGCTGCCGCATGA
- a CDS encoding TetR/AcrR family transcriptional regulator: MAGKSAETKRFGERRDAIIHAASALINEVGVQATTLSEVARAIGLNATSITYYFARKEQLVVAVYEETLSLMERIARDALAEKDPAARLRRFLAEHIALRHRIRSGERGLITALSEIRSLDPEKQAPLLSHYRTVVETIGSFFGDSDDAEIRALYLARAHVLMEAIMWWPVWSLRYSTRDFARIEERMFDILAYGLPASAGAWEPRELSGDWRTSEELNPGQNSAFLRAATVMINQRGYRGASVNRIAKSLNVTKGSFYHHHEAKDDLVLACFEHSYDRLSQVQIVGRDLDADYWTRLTSVLHELVDLQFHDATPLLRTTALQALEAEHKDDVVTRSNRLARRFAGMLIDGVADGSVRPIDPLIASQVIMSTLNSAYEARRWAERFDDPEIAIRTYVSTLSRGLLADPEKI, translated from the coding sequence ATGGCCGGCAAGAGCGCAGAGACGAAACGCTTCGGCGAACGCCGCGACGCGATCATCCATGCCGCCTCCGCCCTGATCAACGAAGTCGGGGTCCAGGCCACCACCCTGTCGGAAGTCGCCCGCGCGATCGGGCTGAACGCGACCAGCATCACCTATTACTTCGCGCGCAAGGAACAGCTTGTCGTCGCGGTGTACGAAGAAACGCTCTCGCTGATGGAGCGGATCGCGCGCGATGCCCTCGCCGAGAAGGATCCTGCCGCACGGCTTCGGCGCTTCCTCGCCGAACATATCGCGCTGCGCCACCGCATCCGCTCGGGCGAGCGCGGGTTGATCACCGCCCTGTCGGAAATCCGCTCGCTCGATCCGGAAAAGCAGGCGCCGCTGCTCTCCCACTACCGCACGGTCGTCGAGACGATCGGCAGCTTCTTCGGCGATTCCGACGACGCGGAAATCCGCGCCCTCTATCTGGCGCGGGCCCACGTTCTGATGGAAGCGATCATGTGGTGGCCGGTCTGGTCGCTGCGCTACTCGACGCGCGACTTCGCCCGGATCGAAGAGCGCATGTTCGACATTCTCGCCTACGGCCTGCCGGCCAGCGCCGGAGCGTGGGAGCCGCGCGAACTTTCGGGCGACTGGCGCACGAGCGAGGAGCTCAACCCCGGCCAGAACAGCGCATTCCTGCGGGCTGCGACGGTGATGATCAACCAGCGCGGCTATCGCGGCGCATCGGTCAACCGGATCGCGAAGTCGCTCAACGTGACCAAGGGCAGCTTCTACCACCACCACGAGGCGAAGGACGATCTGGTGCTCGCCTGTTTCGAGCACAGCTACGACCGCCTCTCGCAAGTCCAGATCGTCGGCCGCGACCTCGATGCCGACTACTGGACCCGGCTGACGAGTGTCCTGCATGAACTCGTCGACCTGCAATTCCACGATGCGACGCCGCTGCTGCGCACCACCGCGCTCCAGGCCCTCGAGGCGGAGCACAAGGACGACGTGGTCACGCGCTCGAACCGCCTCGCGCGGCGTTTTGCAGGAATGCTGATCGACGGGGTGGCGGACGGCTCGGTCCGGCCGATCGACCCGCTGATCGCCAGCCAAGTGATCATGTCGACGCTCAACAGCGCCTACGAGGCGCGCCGCTGGGCCGAACGGTTCGACGACCCCGAGATCGCCATCCGCACATACGTCTCGACCCTGTCGCGCGGGCTGTTGGCGGACCCGGAAAAGATCTGA
- a CDS encoding class I adenylate-forming enzyme family protein, producing MGDAATASKGETSLASAIGWTAPDGWPAISRDECRDRLTAPGQRFEMETVDIRGVPTRVWKNAPPNLRALAMVGRMYGPREFLVYEDERVTYDGWFRAVAALAKELQARGIAKGDRVALAMRNLPEWPVAFFAATTIGAICVPLNAWWTGPELAYGLSNSGTKLLICDHERWERISPHRGECPALETVFVSRAPEALERAERLEDIIGAPGDFGSLPESDLPEVEIAPDDDATIFYTSGTTGNPKGALGTHRNLCTNILSSGYNAACAVLRRGEEIPEPQPKAGLTVIPLFHVTACSAGLMGNIAAGNKLVFMHKWDPLRAFEIIEREKINVTGGVPTIAWQLIEHPERKNYDLSSLEAIAYGGAPSAPDLVRKIRDIFGALPGNGWGMTETMATVTGHSSEDYLNRPDSCGPPVAVADLKIMNEDGTEELPVGEVGELWARGPMVVKGYWNNPEATEATFVDGWVKTGDLARLDEEGFCYIVDRAKDMIIRGGENIYSSEVENVLYDHPAVTDAALIGLPHTQLGEVPAAVVHLAPGENASEEELRAWVAERLAKFKVPERIVFTKETLPRNANGKILKKDLATLF from the coding sequence ATGGGCGATGCCGCAACCGCATCGAAGGGTGAAACGTCGCTTGCGTCGGCGATCGGCTGGACCGCGCCGGATGGCTGGCCGGCAATCAGCCGGGACGAATGCAGGGACCGCCTGACCGCACCGGGCCAGCGCTTCGAAATGGAAACGGTCGACATCCGCGGCGTGCCGACGCGCGTCTGGAAGAACGCCCCGCCGAACCTGCGCGCACTCGCCATGGTCGGGCGGATGTACGGCCCGCGCGAGTTCCTCGTCTACGAAGACGAGCGTGTCACATACGACGGCTGGTTCCGGGCGGTCGCAGCGCTCGCGAAGGAGTTGCAGGCGCGCGGCATCGCGAAGGGCGACCGGGTTGCGCTTGCCATGCGCAACCTGCCCGAATGGCCGGTCGCATTCTTCGCGGCGACCACTATCGGAGCGATCTGCGTTCCGCTCAATGCGTGGTGGACCGGGCCGGAGCTCGCCTATGGACTTTCGAATTCCGGCACCAAACTGCTGATCTGCGACCACGAACGGTGGGAGCGCATTTCCCCACATCGCGGAGAATGCCCTGCCCTCGAGACCGTCTTCGTCTCGCGCGCTCCCGAAGCACTCGAAAGGGCCGAGCGGCTCGAAGACATTATCGGCGCGCCGGGCGATTTCGGGAGCCTGCCGGAAAGCGACTTGCCCGAGGTCGAAATCGCCCCCGATGACGATGCCACCATCTTCTACACCAGCGGCACGACCGGCAATCCGAAGGGCGCGCTGGGGACGCACCGCAACCTGTGCACCAATATCCTGTCGAGCGGCTACAACGCCGCCTGCGCGGTTCTTCGGCGCGGCGAGGAAATTCCCGAGCCGCAACCCAAGGCCGGCCTCACCGTTATCCCGCTGTTCCACGTCACTGCCTGCTCCGCCGGGCTAATGGGCAACATCGCAGCGGGCAACAAGCTCGTCTTCATGCACAAGTGGGACCCGCTGCGCGCTTTCGAGATCATCGAGCGCGAGAAGATCAATGTGACAGGCGGCGTCCCGACCATCGCGTGGCAGCTGATCGAGCACCCGGAACGCAAGAATTACGACCTCTCGAGCCTAGAGGCGATCGCCTATGGCGGGGCGCCGAGTGCACCTGACCTCGTGCGCAAGATCCGCGACATCTTCGGCGCGCTGCCCGGCAACGGCTGGGGCATGACCGAAACCATGGCGACGGTGACGGGCCATTCGAGCGAGGACTATCTCAACCGCCCCGACAGCTGCGGCCCGCCGGTCGCCGTCGCCGACCTCAAGATCATGAACGAAGACGGCACCGAGGAGCTTCCCGTCGGTGAAGTCGGCGAGCTCTGGGCGCGCGGCCCGATGGTCGTCAAAGGTTACTGGAACAACCCGGAAGCGACCGAGGCGACCTTCGTCGATGGCTGGGTGAAGACCGGCGACCTCGCCCGGCTCGACGAGGAAGGCTTCTGCTATATCGTCGACCGCGCCAAGGACATGATCATCCGCGGCGGCGAGAACATCTATTCCTCGGAAGTCGAGAACGTCCTCTACGATCACCCCGCAGTCACCGATGCGGCGCTGATCGGGTTGCCGCATACCCAGCTTGGCGAAGTGCCCGCAGCGGTGGTGCATCTCGCGCCCGGAGAGAACGCAAGTGAGGAAGAATTGCGCGCCTGGGTTGCCGAGCGGCTCGCAAAGTTCAAGGTACCGGAACGCATCGTCTTCACGAAGGAGACCCTGCCCCGAAACGCCAACGGGAAGATATTGAAGAAAGACCTCGCCACGCTCTTTTGA
- a CDS encoding acyl-CoA dehydrogenase family protein, producing MAVLTEEQEMLRDMARDWASNESPVTEFRKVRASGDPKAYDEGAYGKMADMGWTGVIVPEEHGGSDFGWLSAGLVVEELGKTLTASPLVATTVAASAIILGGSDEQKAKYLPRLASGEMVATLAVDEGPRHAPETIETSVSGGKLSGTKAFVHEAHGADLFVVAAKDGLYLVEKGEGVSLSTRKMTDQRSHAEVTFEGAGADKLEGGGDGLLEDVLDRARILTAAEMLGMAQAVFDTTLDYLKQRVQFNQVLATFQALQHRMADLFGDLAMMRSAVEGGLQALDSGFGVARAASIAKAEANRVLHTMSREGIQLHGGIGMTDEYDVGFYLKRARILENAWGSTSYLRDRFARIGGY from the coding sequence ATGGCAGTTCTCACTGAAGAACAGGAAATGCTGCGCGACATGGCGCGCGACTGGGCGAGCAATGAAAGCCCGGTCACCGAATTCCGCAAGGTCCGCGCGAGCGGCGATCCGAAAGCCTATGACGAGGGCGCATACGGCAAGATGGCCGATATGGGCTGGACCGGCGTCATCGTGCCCGAAGAGCACGGCGGTTCCGACTTCGGCTGGCTTTCGGCCGGCCTCGTCGTCGAGGAGCTGGGCAAGACGCTGACGGCAAGCCCGCTGGTCGCGACGACCGTCGCGGCATCCGCCATCATTCTCGGCGGCAGCGATGAGCAGAAGGCGAAGTACCTGCCCAGGCTTGCAAGCGGCGAGATGGTCGCGACGCTGGCGGTCGACGAAGGGCCGCGCCATGCGCCCGAGACAATCGAAACCAGCGTGAGCGGCGGCAAGCTGAGCGGCACAAAGGCCTTCGTTCACGAAGCGCACGGGGCCGACCTGTTCGTCGTCGCGGCGAAGGACGGGCTCTATCTGGTCGAGAAGGGCGAGGGCGTGTCGCTTTCGACCCGCAAGATGACCGACCAGCGCAGCCATGCCGAAGTCACGTTCGAAGGTGCCGGTGCCGACAAGCTCGAAGGCGGCGGGGACGGCCTGCTCGAAGACGTTCTCGACCGTGCGCGTATCCTGACGGCGGCCGAGATGCTCGGCATGGCGCAGGCCGTGTTCGACACAACGCTCGACTACCTGAAGCAGCGCGTGCAGTTCAACCAGGTGCTGGCGACGTTCCAGGCGCTCCAGCACCGTATGGCGGACCTGTTCGGCGACCTTGCGATGATGCGCTCGGCAGTCGAAGGTGGACTGCAGGCACTCGACAGCGGCTTCGGGGTTGCGCGTGCCGCCTCCATCGCCAAGGCGGAAGCGAACCGGGTGCTCCACACCATGAGCCGCGAGGGTATCCAGCTGCATGGCGGGATCGGGATGACCGACGAATATGACGTCGGCTTCTATCTCAAGCGCGCACGCATCCTCGAGAATGCGTGGGGCAGCACCTCATACCTGCGCGACCGCTTCGCGCGCATCGGTGGCTATTGA